A genomic region of Denticeps clupeoides chromosome 9, fDenClu1.1, whole genome shotgun sequence contains the following coding sequences:
- the aste1b gene encoding protein asteroid homolog 1 isoform X2 — translation MGIHGLTSYVEENRHFLSDVKLRDTQLVIDGCSLYFNLYFTSGLDQQRGGDYDAFAAHVRHFFSALFSCGVRPFVLLDGGMDESDRKFPTLRQRAQRSIKEADALSHGAHGAVLPLLVREVFKQVLSELAVPLYQCVSEADLEVAALAGQWGCPVLTNDSDFFIFDLRGGYLPIRFFHWEGVDAGGDRRYIPARRYAVNRFCSHFSHMSKRLLPLFAVVAGNDYTPARTTQDFFSRAGLAAAPGRRIDALLRWFSRFRGPEEALEEVLELLAGRRGGQKAAGLRSLLTRGMLDYQLPPHSPLSRFFAEGPSTPPERQGLPAALASQPDWLLRGLAAGTLPSLVQDVLVLRRTMMIPQVENGRLPSGHRASLAIRQVFYGLLLQGPRGSPAGRGRGRGPQRETSSSNSAPCAVEEYDRQDLDLRRTSVDIKLPKTAAQLHLKHLDRVPLPGRLQVLLDTLGVEEQALGAVPAWLALPVCVTIFWVRNAKPRATPTQMQALLLGFTYGEMNRRRCLAGDPVSSRPGVASLLGRLDKMRVTVGERRNLDRGLIHTFSQWQSCMWAGLCVNQLLCRPLHEPHCAWLFSGTLLHGVELLLRQGTRPESLLAGDALPAQLYSCLLDAVLRALGEESTPSSSSASSSSRNVHGGRTRPRGRGRGRGRGSRGPRAAATSDLENRFALLMSEEDEDEE, via the exons ATGGGTATACACGGGCTGACGAGCTACGTTGAGGAAAACCGCCACTTCCTGTCCGACGTGAAGCTGAGGGACACGCAGCTGGTCATCGATGGCTGCAGCCTGTACTTCAACCTGTACTTCACGTCCGGCCTGGACCAGCAGAGGGGCGGAGACTATGACGCCTTCGCCGCGCACGTGCGCCACTTCTTCTCCGCCCTCTTCTCGTGCGGCGTGCGCCCGTTCGTGCTGCTGGACGGCGGGATGGACGAGAGCGACAGGAAGTTCCCCACGCTGCGGCAGCGGGCGCAGCGATCCATCAAGGAGGCCGACGCCCTGTCGCACGGCGCGCACGGCGCCGTCCTGCCCCTCCTCGTCCGCGAGGTCTTCAAACAGGTCCTCTCCGAGCTGGCCGTGCCCCTTTACCAGTGCGTGTCGGAAGCGGACCTGGAGGTCGCCGCCCTGGCCGGCCAGTGGGGCTGCCCCGTCCTGACCAACGACAGCGACTTCTTCATCTTCGACCTCCGCGGCGGCTACCTGCCCATCAGGTTCTTCCACTGGGAGGGCGTGGACGCGGGCGGGGACCGCCGCTACATTCCGGCCCGCCGCTACGCCGTCAACCGCTTCTGCTCGCACTTCAGCCACATGAGCAAGCGGCTCCTGCCGCTGTTCGCCGTGGTCGCGGGGAACGACTACACCCCCGCCCGCACCACCCAGGACTTCTTCAGCCGCGCCGGGCTGGCCGCCGCGCCCGGGAGGCGGATCGACGCCCTCCTGCGCTGGTTCTCGCGGTTCCGCGGCCCGGAGGAGGCGctggaggaggtgctggagcTCCTGGCGGGACGCCGAGGAGGCCAGAAGGCCGCGGGGCTGCGGTCCCTCCTCACCAGAGGGATGCTGGACTACCAGCTGCCCCCTCACAGCCCGCTGTCCCGCTTCTTCGCCGAAGGTCCCTCCACCCCCCCCGAGCGGCAGGGACTCCCGGCGGCCCTCGCGTCCCAGCCGGACTGGCTCTTGCGGGGTCTCGCCGCCGGCACGCTCCCCTCCCTGGTCCAGGACGTCCTGGTGCTGCGGAGGACCATGATGATTCCCCAGGTGGAGAACGGCAGGCTGCCCAGCGGCCACCGCGCGTCTCTGGCCATTCGGCAGGTCTTCTACGGCCTCCTGCTCCAAGGGCCGAGGGGCTCACCGGCCGGAAGGGGCCGAGGCCGGGGACCACAGAGGGAGACTTCCTCTAGCAACAGCGCCCCCTGTGCAGTAGAGGAGTATGACAGGCAGGATCTAGACCTCAGGAGGACCTCGGTGGACATTAAACTACCGAAAACGGCTGCACAGCTGCACCTGAAACATCTGGACAGG GTGCCCTTACCTGGGCGactgcaggtgctgctggaCACTTTGGGTGTGGAGGAGCAGGCGTTGGGTGCTGTCCCCGCCTGGCTGGCCTTACCTGTCTGTGTGACGATTTTCTGGGTGCGCAACGCCAAGCCGAGGGCCACCCCCACCCAGATGCAGGCCCTGCTGCTGGGCTTCACCTACGGTGAGATGAATCGACGGAGGTGCCTGGCTGGAG ATCCTGTGTCCTCCAGGCCTGGCGTCGCTTCTCTTCTGGGCCGCTTGGACAAGATGAGGGTCACGGTGGGTGAGAGGCGAAACCTCGACCGGGGCCTGATCCACACCTTCAGCCAGTGGCAGTCCTGTatgtgggcggggctctgtGTGAACCAGCTGCTTTGCCGGCCCCTGCACGAGCCTCATTGTGCCTG GCTGTTCAGCGGGACCCTTCTTCATGGTGTGGAACTGCTGCTGAGACAGGGAACCCGGCCTGAATCTCTCCTCGCCGGCGACGCCCTGCCCGCGCAGCTCTACTCATGTCTGCTGGACGCCGTGCTCCGAGCACTGGGGGAGGAGTCTACACCCTCATCATCCTCCGCCTCCTCTTCATCAAGGAACGTGCATGGCGGGAGGACGCGGCCGAgggggagggggcgtggccgaggGCGGGGCAGCCGTGGGCCGAGAGCTGCAGCCACCAGTGATCTGGAAAACCGCTTTGCGTTGCTAATGAGcgaggaagatgaagatgaagagtaG
- the topaz1 gene encoding protein TOPAZ1, with the protein MRKTCTFLHVPREGDEKFCMKMVQKFSRSANPVNVQRAVDMFVGYYGVCAPGACFSVQVVSLLLSSLLKLSCLPHIMSILNTLLSHNIRPPPECVLAVYEHVRERQIHNAVPQLINLTSKIVEAGCVFTVDQCEYIQNCLEFLHVPKEQMDIFLSVKFRAQTTSCQPSEVVQIMQAFRDMEVYKQQEDWSGLASVFCRVCVSQCSQSVLLRFCCCVTTVLLKEPKRAHTLPFNAFTDAVFERAPTDALVRGFLGRIGLSLLIRYYRTQQWSKGQKVVEVLSRKGLRYSVLTGLFGLEDAVSRCALITMATEVHLQSGSVEGALNVLRDNEWFVSCSVWSCERADVAYRVRLLTLLAQQTSHRDTLEVLSNLPGLQQPVDGVDVCEYVHMFNSHLRVCMERHALPVAADTLDFMLDHRLSADPSLLQSLLLKLGKQNLWSRARTLFKHALSLGYYPLLDALPGSLVLVLPCSLSDVEMALAFEMFISWNANVIRTHTENTLTLTMVLKRSADGAAVMESVYLSAGCRLLGAARMPNPKLTVHYTTVNQQQEQVFTLDLGSAHRWLTCNQSWALEVWAA; encoded by the exons GAAG TTTTGTATGAAGATGGTTCAGAAGTTTAGTAGGTCTGCTAATCCAGTTAATGTCCAGCGTGCAG tGGACATGTTTGTGGGGTATTATGGAGTGTGTGCTCCAGGTGCGTGTTTCAGCGTTCAGGTCGTCAGtttgctcctctcctccctgctGAAACTCAGCTGCCTGCCTCACATCATGTCCATCCTCAACACACTGCTGTCACACAACATACGG CCTCCTCCAGAGTGTGTGTTGGCCGTGTACGagcatgtgagagagagacagatacaCAACGCCGTGCCGCAGCTCATAAACCTAACTTCGAAG ATTGTTGAGGCGGGGTGTGTGTTCACTGTAGATCAGTGCGAGTACATACAGAATTGTCTGGAGTTCCTGCATGTCCCCAAAGAACAGATGGACATCTTCCTGTCAGTCAAATTCAG GGCTCAGACCACGAGCTGCCAACCATCTGAAGTTGTGCAGATCATGCAGGCTTTCAGGGACATGGAg gtatataAGCAGCAAGAAGACTGGTCAGGCCTGGCGAGTGTGttctgtcgtgtgtgtgtgagccaatGCAGTCAGAGTGTCCTACTGAGGTTCTGCTGCTGCGTCACCACTGTTCTCCTGAAAGAACCCAAACGGGCACACACACTGCCCTTCAATGCTTTTACTGacgcag tgtttgaaCGAGCGCCAACTGACGCCCTGGTGAGGGGTTTCCTGGGCAGGATTGGTCTGTCCCTGCTGATTCGCTACTACAGAACACAGCAATGgagcaag GGACAGAAGGTGGTGGAGGTTTTGTCTAGAAAGGGTCTCCGGTACTCAGTGCTGACGGGGCTTTTCGGCCTGGAAGATGCCGTGTCACGCTGCGCCCTCATCACCATGGCGACGGAGGTCCACCTGCAGAGTGGCAGCGTGGAAGGAGCGCTGAACGTCCTGAGAG ATAATGAGTGGTTCGTGAGCTGCAGTGTGTGGTCGTGTGAACGCGCTGATGTCGCGTATCGGGTCCGACTCCTCACCCTCCTCGCCCAGCAGACGTCCCACAGAGACACGCTGGAGGTGCTGTCCAACCTTCCCGGCCTGCAGCAGCCAGTCG atggcGTAGACGTGTGCGAGTACGTGCACATGTTTAACTCCCACCTGAGGGTGTGCATGGAGAGACACGCCCTTCCCGTGGCCGCCGACACGCTGGACTTCATGCTGGACCATCGCCTGTCGGCAGATCCGTCCCTGCTGCAGAGCCTCCTGCTCAAGCTGGGCAAGCAGAACCTGTGGAGTCGAGCGCGGACCCTGTTCAAGC acgcCCTGTCTCTAGGTTACTACCCGCTGCTGGACGCGCTGCCGGGCTCCCTGGTCCTGGTCTTGCCCTGTTCCCTCTCCGACGTGGAGATGGCGCTGGCCTTCGAAATGTTCATAAGCTGGAACGCCAACGTCATCCGTACACACACCGAGAACACACTCACGCTGACCATGGTGCTGAagag gtCCGCGGATGGCGCCGCCGTCATGGAGAGCGTGTACCTGTCGGCCGGGTGCCGCTTGCTGGGCGCGGCGCGGATGCCCAACCCCAAGCTGACGGTGCACTACACCACTGTCAACCAACAGCAGGAGCAGGTGTTCACGCTGGACCTGGGCTCCGCCCACCGCTGGCTCACCTGCAACCAGAGCTGGGCCCTGGAGGTGTGGGCCGCCTGA
- the aste1b gene encoding protein asteroid homolog 1 isoform X1 produces MAVPVTSEFCLSCVPRCTQGIMGIHGLTSYVEENRHFLSDVKLRDTQLVIDGCSLYFNLYFTSGLDQQRGGDYDAFAAHVRHFFSALFSCGVRPFVLLDGGMDESDRKFPTLRQRAQRSIKEADALSHGAHGAVLPLLVREVFKQVLSELAVPLYQCVSEADLEVAALAGQWGCPVLTNDSDFFIFDLRGGYLPIRFFHWEGVDAGGDRRYIPARRYAVNRFCSHFSHMSKRLLPLFAVVAGNDYTPARTTQDFFSRAGLAAAPGRRIDALLRWFSRFRGPEEALEEVLELLAGRRGGQKAAGLRSLLTRGMLDYQLPPHSPLSRFFAEGPSTPPERQGLPAALASQPDWLLRGLAAGTLPSLVQDVLVLRRTMMIPQVENGRLPSGHRASLAIRQVFYGLLLQGPRGSPAGRGRGRGPQRETSSSNSAPCAVEEYDRQDLDLRRTSVDIKLPKTAAQLHLKHLDRVPLPGRLQVLLDTLGVEEQALGAVPAWLALPVCVTIFWVRNAKPRATPTQMQALLLGFTYGEMNRRRCLAGDPVSSRPGVASLLGRLDKMRVTVGERRNLDRGLIHTFSQWQSCMWAGLCVNQLLCRPLHEPHCAWLFSGTLLHGVELLLRQGTRPESLLAGDALPAQLYSCLLDAVLRALGEESTPSSSSASSSSRNVHGGRTRPRGRGRGRGRGSRGPRAAATSDLENRFALLMSEEDEDEE; encoded by the exons atggctgtccctgtcactagtgag TTTTGTCTGAGTTGTGTCCCCAGGTGCACCCAAGGCATTATGGGTATACACGGGCTGACGAGCTACGTTGAGGAAAACCGCCACTTCCTGTCCGACGTGAAGCTGAGGGACACGCAGCTGGTCATCGATGGCTGCAGCCTGTACTTCAACCTGTACTTCACGTCCGGCCTGGACCAGCAGAGGGGCGGAGACTATGACGCCTTCGCCGCGCACGTGCGCCACTTCTTCTCCGCCCTCTTCTCGTGCGGCGTGCGCCCGTTCGTGCTGCTGGACGGCGGGATGGACGAGAGCGACAGGAAGTTCCCCACGCTGCGGCAGCGGGCGCAGCGATCCATCAAGGAGGCCGACGCCCTGTCGCACGGCGCGCACGGCGCCGTCCTGCCCCTCCTCGTCCGCGAGGTCTTCAAACAGGTCCTCTCCGAGCTGGCCGTGCCCCTTTACCAGTGCGTGTCGGAAGCGGACCTGGAGGTCGCCGCCCTGGCCGGCCAGTGGGGCTGCCCCGTCCTGACCAACGACAGCGACTTCTTCATCTTCGACCTCCGCGGCGGCTACCTGCCCATCAGGTTCTTCCACTGGGAGGGCGTGGACGCGGGCGGGGACCGCCGCTACATTCCGGCCCGCCGCTACGCCGTCAACCGCTTCTGCTCGCACTTCAGCCACATGAGCAAGCGGCTCCTGCCGCTGTTCGCCGTGGTCGCGGGGAACGACTACACCCCCGCCCGCACCACCCAGGACTTCTTCAGCCGCGCCGGGCTGGCCGCCGCGCCCGGGAGGCGGATCGACGCCCTCCTGCGCTGGTTCTCGCGGTTCCGCGGCCCGGAGGAGGCGctggaggaggtgctggagcTCCTGGCGGGACGCCGAGGAGGCCAGAAGGCCGCGGGGCTGCGGTCCCTCCTCACCAGAGGGATGCTGGACTACCAGCTGCCCCCTCACAGCCCGCTGTCCCGCTTCTTCGCCGAAGGTCCCTCCACCCCCCCCGAGCGGCAGGGACTCCCGGCGGCCCTCGCGTCCCAGCCGGACTGGCTCTTGCGGGGTCTCGCCGCCGGCACGCTCCCCTCCCTGGTCCAGGACGTCCTGGTGCTGCGGAGGACCATGATGATTCCCCAGGTGGAGAACGGCAGGCTGCCCAGCGGCCACCGCGCGTCTCTGGCCATTCGGCAGGTCTTCTACGGCCTCCTGCTCCAAGGGCCGAGGGGCTCACCGGCCGGAAGGGGCCGAGGCCGGGGACCACAGAGGGAGACTTCCTCTAGCAACAGCGCCCCCTGTGCAGTAGAGGAGTATGACAGGCAGGATCTAGACCTCAGGAGGACCTCGGTGGACATTAAACTACCGAAAACGGCTGCACAGCTGCACCTGAAACATCTGGACAGG GTGCCCTTACCTGGGCGactgcaggtgctgctggaCACTTTGGGTGTGGAGGAGCAGGCGTTGGGTGCTGTCCCCGCCTGGCTGGCCTTACCTGTCTGTGTGACGATTTTCTGGGTGCGCAACGCCAAGCCGAGGGCCACCCCCACCCAGATGCAGGCCCTGCTGCTGGGCTTCACCTACGGTGAGATGAATCGACGGAGGTGCCTGGCTGGAG ATCCTGTGTCCTCCAGGCCTGGCGTCGCTTCTCTTCTGGGCCGCTTGGACAAGATGAGGGTCACGGTGGGTGAGAGGCGAAACCTCGACCGGGGCCTGATCCACACCTTCAGCCAGTGGCAGTCCTGTatgtgggcggggctctgtGTGAACCAGCTGCTTTGCCGGCCCCTGCACGAGCCTCATTGTGCCTG GCTGTTCAGCGGGACCCTTCTTCATGGTGTGGAACTGCTGCTGAGACAGGGAACCCGGCCTGAATCTCTCCTCGCCGGCGACGCCCTGCCCGCGCAGCTCTACTCATGTCTGCTGGACGCCGTGCTCCGAGCACTGGGGGAGGAGTCTACACCCTCATCATCCTCCGCCTCCTCTTCATCAAGGAACGTGCATGGCGGGAGGACGCGGCCGAgggggagggggcgtggccgaggGCGGGGCAGCCGTGGGCCGAGAGCTGCAGCCACCAGTGATCTGGAAAACCGCTTTGCGTTGCTAATGAGcgaggaagatgaagatgaagagtaG